In Sebaldella termitidis ATCC 33386, one DNA window encodes the following:
- a CDS encoding autotransporter domain-containing protein, which yields MNKNKKLLVSFAAMNALLPAYVNAGQSASGIKYDRLYNNMVKNIKAGKSNNNNYKLIEKVLNKRNKELKDLYLQSDYIVKPEYLEWQIFFSGFYHENENNDNTSENARYHSKVEYGTSGYYNADGEYVVTGIEQSVIGKPYQPLQTGKEIDLGVSIPIKGITRDPSALNPVAPAEINVSPGIFNVTPPQSANVPVVNTLIFQPITPEVESPTLTSVPVITVKGAGGGNSDGAYFYQGGSSHAVISQWDMITGDINIRATAFQNYSYTMNNATGTISLSGQRLSPGSSTVPGAYTSAALPSSLITQSGVSMQGFYRIVGAPVVRLGAGVTFTLEGDNSALSLSQHILHYDAHGEQASTLDWLETNGRISAAEKTEFTKYVPNTNSTFFQYVVNEGKMNLVGRDVLAVNQQGHTYSGDTPVSVFANKGEITGLNDLTTSGYTSMRQTVFAFLESGNTPGREQIFDNTASGKIELRAPESIVYNIGSNYDRVHSASFFNSGSIKMYGLKNVGVYTAGAYTGYSPSAGLAKPGRIVFDTPIEILGDQSIGIDLERPINGAQSKINLKIGGEGNSYSGNAGIGYDPSLVEESTGLYYKLTAGGANTLVTLDDYLIKADSYSKKSYLVRVEDGTLTLGDGNSINNSGKNQLIESDGGIENVLLAAIGKTAKLVTDGDITVNALNGVRQTGIYAGDFSTTPSNGGGKIEFAGKLNVSGDASKGIVVDKAGTSSATGASIVNSGEMSVSGGSYYDSVLNKTVGSVGVIVNGQYSKFESSGTGSTLNVDVADKESTAIFTNDGIADITNGNIKTSNGAFNLYSKGSTASIKLTDTFLETGQKSLLFYSESNGKFDLNNVTARIKGGTNAGDRGTAFYYQGTGGSINATAIENYIKNMLNNTQGQLTLDMESGSRLFILDNVAVDLSSAAGAVGSLGINFTPTSTDYKTYMMYKSSLGIDQNIDLDSASDAYNALEIATSSITNNGKSITGNLAGNVAIAQENGLDASGTPLARNMVTLTNDGGVISLGGANSVGMYSSFGEIYNKNNAKITASGDNSIGIYAVNGAKVENQAGSEITIGKSGTGIFAEGYKQGTAQSFGDGKLDIKNSGLIKSGTGSGAVGIFLSNNSGAAKSDIKLDLDNGVINLKDSENAVGVYVDKGTVTDNASTITVGKNGIAFYAKDSDVTLNGTTINLFGDNALGLYLDSPSSFTGTGNINIDGQNAVLFNIVSSGVTITNNFTLGTVTSGSTYSIGNITGGEIEYTGNTTLGNNGTMMAGINSAIYLNGSVITAAPGAVNTAAMALDGQYGSAVSFPTMSLNTDGENAGTIALGDSSIGIYGKNSSRLSNKGTITMGTGSAAISTSGAGSTAVNSGQINLGAKSQGIYMKDGDKISNTLTGKIESDGESSIGIFGNNISSSIENDGLINLSGNSTIGIYTSGGTAKTVTNSGTGIINIGNSVSQDEPGVGIFSQTAGDTIINAGTITGGDNTIGIFSQDAAVTNSGNMSTGSGGTAIYVRGGSLNMAGGTITTGGNGSIGVYASDLTSPIVNNTVFNMGSGTDTNNAYGFVFTGTIAPDFTNNAAAAMDSNSVFVYSKTGGLITNNANITMNGSNNVAYYVEQAGAVVNNAQIKGDTGVANIGIFGKGIYDSLGNLVSEGSIRNTSDILLGDSNLIELTDQYGQKYKSGYSVGIYGEGSSVQNDSSASVKVGKDGIGIYVKDAQSSSVNHGNIIGTGDNSIGIFADNTKIENYGTIDMTGENVIGIAVRNGAELLNKGTIKVNGNNVYGIYMSGENTVVRNEGNIIISGTGLGIGYTPNININNIHDTTGTTTGSTSKYYELPEMPTLINSGVINIELGSNFNYDGVKVIVKVDPSTNTPTTNSSNQVGFGGTIPDKFEITPDFSQGTSADRYILENIFMGQSGRGEYISQSLTWDATAQGSNMVMTRKSYTDFTDGLWYEDFGRVLNENYASSTGDGLKIYDKIDYITTEKDFRDVMASLAGNVYANINQREEDIARAFENSLDLLSNSVNNTKENVKINVIAGKGKHKDGTDGVVGYDYTTTGVLALREVERTYRHTFGYSLGYLHTGFEFSDGNESEEWVDTVQLGVHNKYNAGGWKVRNDLTGRVSIHNIDRNIDWPSPNKRSEMNGSYETYSVTSDNILGKEFEIGKQVSITPYGAFRAMYVTRPSFEESGLERLEVEGNDAWSAKPRAGVELKGAVPLGNKNSWQLKGSLDVAYEYELADLNEREKARLAAVENDYHKLSNPEEEKGTFRTKASIGVEVEDRYGIFLTGEYAKGNDSQDDYRAGLTLKAVF from the coding sequence ATGAATAAAAATAAAAAATTATTAGTTTCATTTGCAGCTATGAATGCATTGCTGCCGGCATATGTAAATGCCGGACAATCTGCATCTGGTATAAAATATGACAGATTGTATAACAATATGGTAAAAAATATAAAAGCAGGAAAATCAAACAATAATAATTATAAACTTATAGAAAAAGTATTGAATAAAAGAAATAAAGAATTAAAAGATCTGTATCTTCAGAGTGACTATATAGTAAAGCCGGAATATCTTGAATGGCAGATATTTTTCAGCGGGTTCTATCATGAAAATGAAAATAATGATAACACTAGTGAAAATGCCCGGTACCATTCTAAAGTAGAATACGGGACGTCAGGCTACTATAATGCAGACGGGGAGTATGTAGTAACAGGTATAGAGCAGAGTGTGATCGGAAAACCATATCAGCCGCTGCAAACCGGTAAAGAAATAGATCTGGGTGTTTCCATACCGATAAAAGGGATTACAAGAGATCCTTCAGCTCTGAATCCTGTAGCTCCTGCTGAAATAAATGTAAGTCCGGGAATTTTTAATGTGACGCCACCTCAGAGTGCAAATGTACCTGTTGTAAATACGCTGATTTTTCAGCCTATTACACCGGAAGTAGAATCACCGACTCTTACTTCAGTACCTGTTATTACAGTAAAAGGTGCAGGAGGAGGAAATTCGGACGGAGCTTATTTTTATCAGGGCGGTTCCAGTCACGCAGTAATAAGTCAGTGGGATATGATAACGGGAGATATTAATATAAGAGCCACTGCTTTTCAAAATTACAGCTATACTATGAACAATGCAACGGGAACAATAAGTTTATCCGGACAAAGACTAAGTCCCGGAAGCTCGACGGTTCCTGGTGCGTATACTTCAGCAGCTCTTCCGTCTTCATTGATAACGCAATCAGGCGTATCAATGCAGGGATTCTATAGAATAGTAGGAGCACCGGTAGTAAGACTGGGTGCCGGAGTAACATTCACACTTGAAGGAGATAACAGTGCACTTTCATTATCGCAGCATATTCTTCATTATGATGCACATGGAGAACAGGCTTCGACACTTGATTGGCTTGAAACAAATGGAAGAATAAGCGCAGCTGAAAAAACTGAATTTACAAAATATGTTCCAAATACAAATTCAACGTTTTTTCAATATGTAGTAAATGAAGGAAAAATGAATCTGGTGGGAAGAGACGTACTTGCGGTAAATCAGCAGGGACATACTTATTCCGGCGATACACCTGTTTCAGTTTTTGCAAATAAAGGAGAAATAACAGGGTTAAATGATCTGACAACAAGCGGCTATACTTCTATGAGACAAACCGTATTTGCATTTTTGGAATCTGGGAATACGCCGGGAAGAGAACAGATTTTTGATAATACTGCAAGCGGTAAAATAGAACTGAGAGCACCTGAAAGTATTGTATATAACATAGGAAGCAATTATGACAGAGTACATAGTGCCAGCTTTTTTAATTCAGGTTCGATAAAAATGTACGGTCTGAAAAATGTGGGTGTTTATACTGCCGGAGCATATACCGGTTACAGTCCGTCTGCAGGTTTGGCAAAACCGGGGAGAATTGTATTTGACACACCAATAGAAATACTGGGTGACCAGTCTATAGGTATAGATTTGGAAAGACCAATAAACGGTGCCCAGAGTAAAATAAACCTGAAAATCGGTGGTGAAGGAAATTCATATTCCGGAAATGCAGGAATCGGATATGACCCTTCATTGGTAGAAGAATCAACAGGATTATATTATAAATTAACTGCAGGCGGCGCAAATACACTTGTAACGCTTGATGATTATCTTATAAAAGCAGATTCTTACTCTAAAAAGAGTTATCTTGTAAGAGTAGAGGACGGGACATTAACATTAGGCGACGGTAACAGTATAAATAATTCAGGTAAAAACCAGCTTATAGAAAGTGACGGAGGAATAGAAAACGTACTTTTAGCAGCAATAGGAAAAACGGCAAAGCTGGTAACAGACGGAGATATAACTGTAAATGCATTAAACGGTGTAAGACAGACAGGTATTTATGCAGGAGATTTTTCTACTACACCGAGCAATGGCGGAGGAAAAATAGAATTTGCCGGAAAACTTAATGTCAGCGGTGATGCTTCAAAAGGTATAGTTGTAGATAAAGCAGGAACGAGCTCTGCGACAGGAGCATCAATTGTTAACAGCGGTGAAATGTCTGTTTCAGGAGGAAGCTATTATGACAGCGTGCTTAATAAAACAGTAGGATCTGTTGGAGTAATAGTAAACGGACAGTATTCGAAATTTGAATCTTCAGGAACAGGAAGTACTCTTAATGTCGATGTAGCTGATAAAGAATCTACTGCTATTTTTACAAATGACGGTATTGCTGATATAACAAACGGAAATATCAAGACTTCCAACGGAGCATTTAATTTATATTCAAAAGGAAGCACTGCATCAATCAAACTTACTGATACTTTTCTGGAAACAGGACAGAAATCATTATTATTTTATAGTGAAAGTAACGGTAAATTTGATTTGAATAATGTAACAGCCCGTATAAAAGGCGGAACAAATGCCGGTGACAGAGGGACGGCATTCTATTATCAGGGAACAGGCGGAAGTATTAATGCTACGGCAATTGAAAATTATATAAAAAATATGCTTAATAATACACAGGGACAGCTGACGCTTGATATGGAAAGCGGATCAAGACTGTTTATTCTGGATAATGTAGCAGTGGATCTGAGCTCTGCTGCCGGAGCGGTAGGATCTTTGGGAATTAATTTTACTCCCACATCAACTGATTATAAAACTTATATGATGTATAAAAGCTCATTGGGAATTGATCAGAATATAGATCTGGATTCTGCTTCTGATGCATACAATGCCCTTGAGATTGCGACTTCAAGTATAACAAATAACGGAAAATCAATAACAGGGAATTTAGCAGGCAATGTAGCAATAGCACAGGAAAATGGACTGGATGCATCGGGAACTCCTCTTGCAAGAAATATGGTTACTCTTACAAATGACGGAGGTGTTATAAGCCTTGGCGGAGCAAATTCTGTCGGAATGTATTCTAGTTTTGGAGAAATATACAATAAGAATAATGCTAAAATAACTGCAAGCGGTGATAATTCAATAGGAATATATGCTGTAAACGGTGCAAAGGTAGAAAATCAAGCCGGTTCGGAGATTACGATAGGAAAGAGCGGAACAGGAATATTTGCTGAAGGATATAAACAGGGAACTGCACAATCATTTGGTGATGGAAAGCTTGATATCAAAAACAGCGGATTAATAAAATCTGGAACCGGGTCAGGAGCTGTGGGAATATTTCTTAGTAATAATTCCGGAGCTGCTAAATCAGATATAAAGCTGGATCTGGACAACGGAGTAATAAATTTGAAGGATTCTGAAAATGCAGTAGGTGTTTATGTTGACAAAGGAACTGTTACAGATAATGCTTCTACGATAACTGTAGGGAAAAATGGAATTGCATTTTATGCCAAAGACAGTGATGTTACTTTGAATGGAACGACAATAAATCTGTTTGGAGATAATGCACTTGGATTATATCTGGATTCGCCTTCAAGCTTTACAGGAACTGGAAATATAAATATAGACGGACAAAATGCAGTGCTTTTTAACATAGTTTCAAGCGGTGTAACAATAACTAATAATTTTACGCTTGGTACAGTTACATCTGGTTCTACTTATTCTATCGGGAATATTACTGGTGGAGAAATAGAATATACTGGAAATACAACATTGGGTAACAACGGGACTATGATGGCAGGTATAAATTCTGCTATATATCTAAACGGTTCTGTTATAACAGCAGCTCCGGGAGCAGTGAATACAGCTGCGATGGCATTAGACGGACAGTATGGAAGTGCTGTGTCTTTCCCTACAATGTCTTTAAATACAGACGGGGAAAATGCCGGAACAATAGCTTTGGGAGATAGTTCCATAGGTATTTACGGTAAAAATAGTTCAAGATTAAGCAATAAAGGTACAATAACAATGGGAACAGGATCTGCGGCAATATCTACATCAGGAGCTGGTTCTACAGCAGTAAACAGCGGGCAGATAAATCTGGGTGCTAAGTCTCAGGGAATATATATGAAAGACGGAGATAAAATAAGCAATACATTAACAGGGAAAATAGAAAGTGACGGAGAATCTTCAATAGGAATTTTCGGTAATAATATATCTTCTTCTATAGAAAATGACGGGCTTATAAATTTATCAGGAAACAGTACAATCGGTATTTATACATCCGGCGGAACAGCAAAAACTGTTACCAATTCCGGAACAGGAATTATAAATATCGGGAATTCAGTATCTCAAGATGAGCCGGGAGTGGGAATTTTCAGTCAGACAGCGGGAGATACTATAATTAACGCAGGAACAATAACAGGCGGAGATAATACAATCGGAATATTTTCACAGGATGCAGCAGTAACAAACAGCGGAAATATGAGCACAGGCAGCGGCGGGACTGCAATATATGTACGAGGCGGTTCTTTAAATATGGCTGGCGGAACGATAACTACCGGCGGAAATGGTTCTATAGGAGTATACGCTTCTGATTTAACTTCTCCAATAGTAAATAATACTGTCTTTAATATGGGAAGCGGTACAGACACTAATAATGCTTATGGTTTTGTATTCACAGGAACTATTGCGCCCGATTTTACAAATAATGCGGCTGCAGCTATGGATAGTAACAGTGTATTTGTTTATTCCAAAACCGGAGGTCTGATAACAAACAATGCAAATATAACAATGAACGGGTCAAATAATGTGGCCTATTATGTGGAACAGGCCGGAGCAGTAGTAAATAATGCACAGATAAAAGGCGATACCGGAGTAGCAAATATCGGAATATTTGGAAAGGGTATTTATGACAGTCTTGGCAATCTGGTTTCAGAAGGAAGCATAAGAAACACATCTGATATATTACTGGGTGACTCAAATCTTATAGAGCTGACTGATCAATACGGACAGAAATATAAGAGCGGATATTCTGTAGGAATATACGGGGAAGGATCAAGTGTACAAAATGACTCTTCTGCGTCAGTAAAAGTAGGAAAAGACGGAATAGGAATATACGTTAAAGATGCACAAAGCAGTTCGGTAAATCACGGAAATATCATAGGAACTGGCGATAATTCAATAGGAATATTTGCAGATAATACAAAAATAGAAAACTACGGGACAATAGATATGACAGGGGAAAATGTCATAGGTATAGCAGTAAGAAACGGTGCAGAACTTCTGAACAAAGGGACAATCAAAGTAAACGGAAATAACGTATACGGTATTTATATGTCAGGAGAAAACACAGTAGTAAGAAATGAAGGAAATATAATAATAAGCGGAACAGGACTGGGAATCGGATATACACCAAATATAAACATAAATAACATTCATGATACAACCGGGACAACAACAGGTTCCACTTCAAAATATTACGAGCTTCCGGAAATGCCTACACTGATTAATTCGGGAGTAATAAATATCGAATTGGGAAGTAACTTTAATTATGACGGGGTTAAGGTAATAGTAAAAGTAGACCCTTCTACAAATACACCTACTACAAATTCATCAAATCAAGTTGGATTTGGCGGTACAATACCGGATAAATTTGAGATAACTCCTGATTTTTCACAGGGAACATCAGCAGACAGATATATACTGGAAAATATCTTCATGGGACAATCAGGAAGAGGAGAATATATCTCTCAATCCTTAACATGGGATGCAACAGCTCAGGGAAGTAACATGGTAATGACAAGAAAATCTTATACTGATTTTACAGATGGTTTGTGGTATGAAGATTTTGGACGTGTTCTAAATGAGAATTATGCTTCTTCTACAGGTGACGGACTGAAAATATATGATAAGATTGACTATATAACTACAGAAAAAGATTTTAGAGATGTAATGGCAAGTCTTGCAGGAAATGTGTATGCGAATATCAATCAGAGAGAGGAAGATATTGCCAGAGCTTTTGAAAATTCACTGGATCTATTGTCAAATTCTGTAAATAATACAAAAGAAAATGTAAAGATAAATGTAATAGCCGGAAAAGGAAAACATAAAGACGGTACAGACGGAGTAGTAGGATATGATTATACAACAACAGGTGTACTTGCCCTGCGTGAAGTAGAAAGAACCTACAGACATACATTTGGATATTCACTGGGTTATTTACATACAGGATTTGAGTTCAGTGACGGAAATGAAAGTGAAGAATGGGTAGATACGGTTCAGCTCGGAGTGCATAATAAATATAATGCCGGCGGATGGAAAGTAAGAAATGATCTTACAGGAAGAGTAAGTATCCATAATATAGACAGAAATATAGACTGGCCTTCTCCGAATAAAAGATCGGAAATGAACGGATCATATGAAACATACTCTGTAACCTCAGACAATATACTGGGAAAAGAGTTTGAAATAGGAAAACAAGTCAGCATAACTCCGTACGGTGCTTTCAGAGCAATGTACGTAACAAGACCTTCATTTGAAGAAAGCGGTCTTGAAAGACTTGAAGTAGAAGGAAATGACGCATGGAGTGCAAAACCAAGAGCAGGAGTAGAGCTGAAAGGAGCTGTACCGCTTGGAAACAAGAACAGCTGGCAGCTGAAAGGATCACTGGATGTAGCTTATGAGTACGAGCTTGCAGATTTGAATGAACGGGAAAAGGCAAGACTCGCAGCTGTAGAAAATGATTATCATAAGCTGTCAAATCCTGAGGAAGAAAAAGGAACATTCAGAACAAAAGCTTCTATTGGTGTGGAAGTAGAAGACAGATACGGAATATTCCTTACAGGTGAATATGCTAAAGGGAATGACAGTCAGGATGATTACAGAGCAGGATTAACATTAAAAGCAGTATTTTAA
- the nagA gene encoding N-acetylglucosamine-6-phosphate deacetylase, which produces MILKNCRIFDGNSFINDTAVLIEDDKIIKTLPESELSDYTDKETIDLNNSVLSPGFIDLQLNGCGGVLFNDDISRKTLEIMNETNQKYGCTSFLPTLITSPDEKILKSLDLIDNMNDMEQIGVLGLHIEGPNISLEKKGIHNADYIRILSDDMVDRIASSGNKTVKIITMAPEKAQPAHLEKLKGAGIHVSIGHTFAKYSECESKKDYFKNATHLFNAMTEFGSREPGVVGFIFDKKDIYAGVIADGFHSDFASIRIAHGVLQDKLYLVTDAVSPAGTDMKEFIFEGKRVFHENGKCFDENGTLGGSALVMNAGVRNLVHHTGLPKEEALRMATSYPAKAISVEDRYGFIKPGYVADFAILNDNFDVLGIVAKGKYKKFN; this is translated from the coding sequence ATGATATTAAAAAATTGTAGAATTTTTGACGGAAATTCATTTATTAATGATACTGCTGTTCTAATTGAAGATGACAAAATCATTAAAACTCTGCCGGAATCTGAACTGTCAGATTACACTGACAAAGAGACTATTGACCTTAATAATTCTGTTTTATCACCTGGCTTTATTGATCTGCAGCTGAACGGATGCGGCGGTGTTCTCTTTAATGATGATATTTCCCGTAAAACATTGGAAATAATGAATGAAACAAACCAGAAATATGGATGTACTTCATTTTTACCAACATTAATCACATCACCGGATGAAAAAATATTAAAATCTCTTGATTTAATTGATAATATGAATGATATGGAGCAGATAGGAGTTCTCGGACTTCATATTGAAGGCCCTAATATTAGTCTTGAAAAAAAAGGAATACATAATGCTGATTACATAAGAATACTTTCAGATGATATGGTAGACAGAATTGCTTCTTCCGGAAATAAAACAGTAAAAATTATTACTATGGCTCCGGAAAAAGCACAGCCTGCACATCTTGAGAAATTAAAGGGTGCCGGAATTCATGTTTCTATCGGCCATACTTTTGCAAAATATTCAGAATGCGAGTCTAAAAAAGATTACTTTAAAAATGCCACACATCTTTTTAATGCCATGACAGAATTTGGTTCACGAGAACCCGGAGTTGTAGGCTTCATCTTTGATAAGAAAGATATTTATGCAGGAGTTATTGCTGATGGCTTTCACAGTGACTTTGCAAGTATCAGAATAGCCCACGGAGTACTTCAGGATAAATTATATCTGGTAACTGATGCTGTAAGTCCAGCTGGTACTGACATGAAAGAATTTATCTTTGAAGGTAAGAGGGTTTTTCATGAAAATGGTAAATGCTTCGATGAAAACGGTACTCTTGGCGGTTCAGCCCTTGTTATGAATGCAGGAGTAAGAAATCTTGTCCATCATACAGGCCTGCCAAAAGAAGAAGCTTTGAGAATGGCTACTTCATACCCGGCCAAGGCAATATCTGTAGAAGACAGATATGGTTTTATAAAGCCCGGATATGTAGCTGACTTTGCTATTCTGAATGATAACTTTGATGTTTTGGGAATAGTTGCCAAAGGAAAATATAAAAAATTTAATTAA
- the nagB gene encoding glucosamine-6-phosphate deaminase has product MRLIILKDKEDIGKWVAYHTAKKILEFKPTEDRPFVLGLPTGSTPMETYKNLIQLHKDGVVSFKNVVTFNMDEYIGLAPDHPQSYHYFMYDTFFKHVDAREENINILDGLTTDIKKTCEEYEEKIKSYGGIKLFLGGVGEDGHIAFNEPGSSLESRTRDKELTYDTILANSRFFDNDITKVPKVALTVGVGTLLDSEEVVIMADGYKKANAVHQGIENGVNHLCTLSALQLHRRAIVVVDESAAVELKVKTYNYFKEIEAENLDTNKLKEELLKLK; this is encoded by the coding sequence ATGAGACTTATCATTTTAAAAGACAAGGAAGATATCGGAAAGTGGGTAGCTTACCATACTGCAAAAAAAATACTGGAATTCAAACCAACAGAGGACAGACCATTCGTATTGGGACTGCCTACAGGCAGCACTCCTATGGAAACATATAAAAATCTGATCCAATTACATAAAGACGGAGTTGTATCATTCAAAAACGTTGTTACATTTAATATGGACGAATATATCGGACTGGCTCCTGATCATCCGCAAAGTTACCACTATTTTATGTATGATACTTTCTTTAAGCATGTAGATGCAAGAGAAGAAAATATAAACATCCTTGACGGATTAACTACTGATATCAAAAAAACATGTGAGGAGTACGAAGAAAAAATAAAATCTTACGGTGGAATAAAATTATTCTTAGGCGGTGTAGGTGAAGACGGTCACATTGCATTTAATGAGCCCGGTTCTTCGCTTGAATCAAGAACAAGAGACAAAGAACTGACTTATGATACTATTCTTGCTAATTCAAGATTTTTTGACAATGATATTACCAAAGTACCAAAAGTAGCATTAACTGTAGGAGTAGGAACTCTGCTTGACTCTGAGGAAGTAGTAATAATGGCAGACGGGTATAAAAAAGCAAATGCTGTACATCAGGGAATAGAAAACGGAGTTAATCATCTTTGTACTCTTTCAGCACTGCAATTACACAGAAGAGCAATTGTTGTTGTTGATGAATCTGCAGCTGTAGAATTAAAAGTAAAAACATATAACTATTTTAAAGAAATAGAAGCTGAAAATCTTGATACAAACAAATTAAAAGAGGAATTATTAAAACTGAAATAG
- a CDS encoding MurR/RpiR family transcriptional regulator, with protein MNYKLVIAMFQVKLKSVYNDLTKSEKKIANFIMKNFEKTKTMTSYDISKKVNVGQATVIRFSKKLGYSSFNELINSINKLDQEDILEKNISLGDDIATTNTKIANQYIDVIKLTLELNPVYVFEEVIEAIIAAERIVVLGIGNSAIVSTDFVNKLARVGMNAFTNLDTHLQFSMISNLGKNDLLILISDSGETREIIEAAKLAKQNKTRIISITKFTKNKLHAYSDFILKTASFDINLRLDATTSRITQFTIIDMIFINILKTDFSKYKEIITNSDNAVKLLKY; from the coding sequence ATGAATTATAAGTTGGTGATAGCAATGTTTCAAGTGAAATTAAAATCTGTATATAACGATTTAACAAAATCAGAAAAAAAAATTGCTAATTTCATAATGAAAAATTTTGAGAAGACAAAAACAATGACTTCATATGATATATCGAAAAAAGTCAATGTGGGGCAGGCAACTGTCATCAGATTCTCAAAAAAGCTGGGGTATAGTAGTTTTAATGAACTTATAAATTCAATCAATAAATTAGATCAGGAAGATATTCTGGAAAAAAATATTAGTCTGGGAGATGATATAGCAACAACTAATACAAAAATAGCCAATCAATATATAGATGTCATAAAACTGACACTTGAGCTGAATCCGGTTTATGTATTTGAAGAGGTTATAGAGGCTATAATTGCAGCTGAAAGAATAGTGGTTTTGGGAATAGGCAACTCTGCGATTGTATCCACAGACTTTGTAAATAAGCTTGCCAGAGTGGGAATGAATGCCTTTACCAATCTGGACACACATTTACAGTTTTCCATGATTTCCAATCTCGGAAAAAATGACTTACTGATACTGATATCTGATTCTGGAGAAACGAGAGAAATAATCGAAGCTGCTAAGCTGGCAAAGCAAAATAAAACAAGAATAATTTCGATAACAAAGTTTACTAAAAACAAGCTTCATGCTTACTCTGATTTTATTCTGAAAACTGCAAGCTTTGATATTAATCTCCGGCTAGATGCCACTACATCCAGAATAACACAGTTTACAATTATTGATATGATTTTTATAAATATCTTAAAAACAGATTTTTCCAAGTATAAGGAAATAATTACAAACAGCGATAACGCTGTAAAGCTACTAAAATATTAA